A stretch of DNA from Pongo abelii isolate AG06213 chromosome 17, NHGRI_mPonAbe1-v2.0_pri, whole genome shotgun sequence:
TACACATTATTGAAACAAttggtaaaatttaaatataaacacattAGATAATAGTATTGTATCGATGTTAAATACTTAATTTTGACTATTGTATTATAGTCATGTAAGAGTGTCCTAttttaggaaatacacactgaGGTATTTAGGGGAAAGAAGCATATTTGTACCTTACTCTTAAACGATGGCtcagtgtgtgagagtgtgtgtgcctgtgtgtgtgtgtctggagaCAGTGTGCACGTGGGAGCACAAATGATTAAGCAAATGAAGACAAAATGTTACAACTGGTAAATCTAGATAAAAGCAAAATGCACACAGGACTTCTTCTTTTTTACTATATTCATGCAAATTTTCTGTGAGTTAGCATTATACCAAAATAAGAAGttacaaaaaaaagataactcaAAAATATTCCCATGTAATTGGAAACAATATCATAAAATCATACATTACATTGGAATATTTTGGGTTAGTAGCATTATTAAATaacatgaatttaaaaagtaatgaagaaaCCAAAGAAATACATAGAactgaatataaataaaataacatgaaaaaaatacattgaaaaggAGAAAGCAGTCCTTAGAAGGAAATTTACAGCTCTTTAAAATCAACACGTCAGAAAACAAGAAAGCTTATCACCAAGCCAACAGggaatttaccattttttttccttctcattcttctgCCACTTGGCTGTAGATTAGAGTGTAGCCATGGAAGTGCCCCAACTTTCTAGATGTAGGATCAGAAAAGGGAGTTCCAGGAAGGTAGAAAGTACCAGGGAAATCAGAAGAGGAATGAGCCCAGGAAAGTGAGCCCCTAAAGTTGTTTATGAACCTCTAAGCTCCCCCTTGAGCAGCACATGCTAGGTCTGAGACTAGTCAGCATATAAAAGACTTTGAGAATTGAACTAACAGATCATCAGATCCTAGACTGGCCAATGCCTGAAGCATATGAAACAGATCCAAGTAGCAATCCAAAACCATCAAACCACAGCACACAGAAAGTGTGTTAAAACTGGTCACCAGAACATAACCCGattatctattaaaattaaaatatcaacattttccATAGGATTTAAACAAGACCCAGGATAttataacataatatttaaaatgttcaagacGCAATCCAAAATAATTCAGCATACAAAGACCCAGGAAATCTCAAGTCATATATGAAAAAACAATCAACAGATGGCAACATTGAGATGAAAATGATGTTGGAATTAAGTAAAAAAAACTTAGAGGCAACTATTATAAATTCTCCAAGAAGCAATTATGAACACTCTTAAATTGAAAAATACGAAGTcttagcaaagaaatagaagatacaaagaaaaatacaatgaaaaaatttaaaactgaaaaatacaagtGAAACAAAAAAACTCACTGGACAGGCTAAATGGCAGGGTGGAAACGACAAAAAAACAAGTCAGTGAATTGTAGAGAATCAATAGAGACTATTTCATCTGAAcaacacagagaaaatattttaaaaaatgaaaagacttatGGTCCtatgacataatttttaaaaaactcaacgTTCCTGTCATTGGAAtctcaaaaaaggagaaatagtaTGCTGTtgaaacaaatgtgaaaaaaataatagctgaaagcTTCCCAAAtttagagaaagatataaataaaccTATGTATTTAAGAAGTTCGGCAATCCCCAAACAGTATAAGCAATGATCCCTACTCAGAAAACACCATAATCAAAatgctgaaaactaaagacaaagaaaaaaatcttgaaagtatctaggaaaaaataattacatgaaCAGGAATAATTTTTGTTCTAAAATAATATTGGATTTATGGAAGAGTTGTCAAGATAACACGGTTATCTTGACTCTTCACCCAGTTTCCTCTGATGTTAACCCAAAAGGCAGTGAGGAAATCTAAATGACCAGGTTCCACAGGAAGAAGAAACAACAGTGTCTGGTGCCCAGAGACGACCAGATGCCCCACCAGTTCAGATCCATAGGAGAATGATCCTTCCACATGGCCAACTCCGTCCTCACGCAGCAATTCCTCCACAAGCACAAGACAAGCTTGTCCTGATGTTCCTTGCCCTGGCAGATGTTCAGGACCCTCCTTTGATTTAACCCCTCCACCTAAATGGCCCAAGCTTTCGGGGCTCTCATTGTGCAGACCCCTTCCTGTAAACCACAAGGCCCTACAGGTGCTGGACACTGTTGTTCTCACAAACACATCTCATGTCCACTTTTGCAGAGCCTGAGGTACTTCAAGCTCCTTCCACCCTTTCATTCACTCTGCTCCTGTCTCTGTCTTGAAATGCTATTTCTTCCCCCTCTTTGCGAATCTCTCCCTCATCTTTCAGGTCTTCAATGTATGCCTTTGAAGAAGGTTTCACTGATTTCCCAGGCAAAATTAATTCCTCCTGTTCCTCTTTTTCATCACATTCTGTGCTTTTTAACTTTCTATAAAAGCACTTATTGCAATATGCAATTGTATAACAATGTGATTATttgttgaatgtgcacatcagtaTCTCCATGATGACACGGACTGGATTTGGTTTTTGTTCATTTACTGTATCAAGTGTTCTCAGAGTCACTGGGGGAAGGTGGTTATGGCATTGGGGGGGACACTTTTCCTTGCATAGATGTATTAGATTTTGTTCAGTAACAAAGCATAAAACCCAACCTCCCAGTGGcttataaaacaaacatttacttCTCACTCATAGGTCTGTGGGTGAGTTGTCTTCTGCCTAGGCTTGGCTGTGCTCAGGTTGTGGGTTGGCTTCATTCTCAGGTCTGTTTGTCATTCAAGGGCCCAAGCTGAAGAGGAGGTTGTGGCCTAAGCATGTTCATGTTGTGCTGGACGTCGCAGCAGAGGAGGAGACGCAGAACAAAGGCTGCTCTCAAAGCCTCTACTCAGACCCGGCCCAGTCTCATCTGCTGGTATCCTGCTGTTTCAAAACCAGCCAGAGGGCCCAAGGTTAACATGAGGGAGAAATCAGCCTCCCCCGCCTGTGAGACATAATGTTTCCAAACGGTCACTTACTGGGCTGCTCTGTAACCACATCAGACCCTGGCATCCGGGACTGCACACTGCGGGCCCCATGGCCTGGGCCTCACGATTCTTAGAAACAGGCTCCACTCAGGAGGCCATGGGTGTCCCAAGTGAGGAACAACGTGCTCCAAATGTCACCCAGCAAAGTTGTCGGAAAAGGAGGAAAACTTTGTCAAGGATCTTGGGTCAGTGCATTTCAGGAAAGCCCTGCCCCCCCGTTGACTCCACAGTGTACTTTTACAAAGCCCCTTAGTATCAAATTCAAGGTTGTCACTTACTGTCCGCTGATGTTTATTGAAAGCCAGTTGGGTGCTGGGAAGTGCACTTTTGGGTGGCGACACAGGCGAGAAGCCAGGCCTGGGTCAGGCCGTTCCCTTGTGGTTTCCCATCCCTCCTCCTTCCCGCAGAGTTGTCCCTTTAATTTAGACTCATCCCCACAACCTCTGTGAACCAGCAAGGGACAGCCAGGCAGAGCCCAGGTGACATGAACATAAAACAAATGAGAAGAGGATTCATTGATACAAAACCAGGATGTCAGGAACCGTCACTTGAGAAATGCATTCTAGTGCTTTAGAACTCTTGTGAATTATGTTATCGGGTTAGTTGAAACGTGGGAAGTCTTTTCCTAGCCATATGCGAAAAGATTGTCTTTACACGGTAGGCAGACCAAAAATACACGCAGAATGAGTGGGAAACCCCATATGTGGTATGGGAGAAGGGGGAGCGCCAGCAGCAGATGCGCCATGACTGAGTACTGGCCGTGTCCACACACTGTGCTAACTGCAGTGGCTGCTTTACTGCTTGGTGACGCAACCCTATGACagagtactattattatccccccATAAGCACACAGCAACCACAGGATTGAAATGCAACTTCAAGAGCTACGCAAACAAGAATAAAGCGAGTACACGGTATCATGTCTGATGAGTGTGAACTTTGGCGGCAGAAGACTTGGTACTGGTTCTGTCCAGGCCACTGGAACCCACTATCTGTGGGTGCAGATCATTTTCCATCATGGAGCTAATACCTGAGCTAAGCACTTAGCTGgacattatttcacttaatccttaCAAGTGCCTTATTAGGTGCTTTCCATAGCTCTCCTTCAGCTGAGGTTTAGAGAAGTTAAACAATTTACCCAATATTTGAACTGGATATGTCTGACTCTACAACCGGTCTCTTCCATCCTGTTTCGTCCATATAAGCCGTAACTTGGGTGCTTTTGTGAACATCAAAAAAGAAGCGTATAAAGTCGCCTTGGGGAACGTTAAACCAAAGTCGATTAATATTACAAAATCAACTGAGGCCATATAGAACTTCCTTTAGAAAATTAATACATTCAATCATCATATTATTTCCCAAATGTTTACTTAGGTGCCTGTTGCAAGCATTATCTTATGTCATCTTCAATAAGCCCAGGAGGAAgcttctgctctaatttttagatATTAAATTACGCGTTTCGGGGAAACACTGTTCGCGTTTGAGATAAAGCAACATGAGCGACTCTAAGGCGGCGCGGCATTGCTGTCCGGCCTCCTGCATCTCGGTGAGCAGAAAACGCGGGAGCGGGAGGGACTTCCCAGCTCCCGAGCCAGACACAGGCACAGCCGCCGCGTCAGAGGGAAGGCGACGTGGTTCAACAGCAACGGAGCCATTACTAGCGCTGAGCAGGGATGTAAGGACAGAGCCGTTATCAGAGCTCTCCGAATCGAGTCCGGGGTCTACACTGCCACGGACGGGTCGCCGCCTCCAGCCCCTGGACTTTTCCTTGGAGTGTCTGGGCGCGGACCTACTAGCTCCAAAGCCCTATGGGTGATCCCTTTCTGCTGGGCAACTGGGGTTGCGCTTTACACTACAAATTGAAGACgtcactttttccatttttttctgcaaatgtttattgtgAACCGTCCACTCCCCAACAAACTCAATGTGCCGGCGGCAAGAGGCAAGACTGCAGACCCGCGGGCGCGCCTCCCGGTGTTGGCCGGTATGCGCGGAGGGCGAAGGTGGCCGGGGCGCCCGCTCCGAGACGCGGCAGAGCCCCGCAGCCTCAGCGCCCGGCCTGCGCGCGCCCGGGGGCGGCTCTAGCCcacgcacatgcacacgcacGGGAGCGCTGGCTCCCGCGTCCCCGGTGCTGCGCCGGCGCCGGGCGCGGACGGGAGCCCGAGAACCAAAGCGGGAGAGAGCTTGAGGCGGGGCGGGTGCCCGCGAGCAGCGCTCGTGCTTAAGTTCCCTAGCTCCTGAAGCCCCGCCCTTGCCCCGCCCACTCATTCTCCCGCGCGCGGGCTCCGCGCGCCCCAAGCCGCGCGCGTGCGCGCGCGTGCGCAGGCCAGGGCCCTCCGGGGGCGGCCCCGTAGTCTCCAACGAAAGCGTCGGCAAGGGCCCGGATTAACCCTTTCTTTGCTCGCCCACTTAGAGACCCGGTCGGGTTCCGTGCCTGCGCAAGCCGGCGGCGCGCCTTCCCCCCAGCCCGCACCGCGCATGCACGGGAAGGGGGGGGCGGTGGGGGTGTTCACGGCCGGCTAGACATTCTGTGCTCGTGCAGGAGGAGGGCTGCTACCATCAGGGACGTGCACGAtttcccccaccccgccccctccccaaactccaaaaaaaatccaaaacacacTGCCACCCACCGTGCCCCCGCGCCCCGAGCCCATCCCGTCCCGGCCTGCGTTTGCTAGCGAGCGCGGGGAACCCACGGCAGTGTCTGTGGCTGTGCCAGGCTGCAGGTAAGGGCGGGCCAGGGTGCGGAAGGGGCTGGGGCCGTCCGCAAGGCGGGCGCGGGGGCGGCCGGCGGCTGGCGGGGCGGCCCGGAAGACGCGCGTTCTCGCCGAGCTCTGGGGCACTAGCCAGCTCCAGGATGTGCGGCGGCCGCCAGCGGCGCGGCGCGGTGCGAGCGGGGACGGGCGTGGGCTAGGGCTGGGCGTGGGGCCGGGGCGTCCTGGGGGCCGCGCGGGCCGGCGAGCGGGCTCGGGGAGCGGCCAGGCGGCGGCGGCCCCGCGCGCGCGCTCGCAGAGCCTCGGCGGCCGAGTTCATGGCCGCCCCCGCTCGCACCGCCGCAGTGCACCgcggtgggggtggggacggCCCGAACCCAGCGCGGAGCGCGGCCCGCCGGGCGCCGCCCCTCCGAGCCGCAGACCCCGCCGCGCCGCCCCCAGCCGCCGGCGGAGGAGGGGGCCGGGACCCCAGCGCACGTACTCCCGGGTGCGCCCGCGGAGCTTGGGTTAGCCGGCCGCgcgccgcccccgcccccggccgCGGGAGGGCGGGGGAGGGCCCGGCGCGAGCTGGCCGGGGAGTGCGCGGGGCGCGAGCTCCGGGCTCGCGGGCGGAGCGGGGCGCGGCGCGGCGCGGGGCTGCGGAGCCGGCCGCACGCCCGCTCCCGCTCATCGCGCCGCCGGGGCCGCCGCGGGCCGCAGTCCCTCCTTGCGCGCTCCGAGCCGCGGTCCCCAGCCTGCGCTCGACGTCTGATTATGAAAGGGAAAGTGGCCCTTTCACCACCTGGCTCCCAGGCTGGGAGCTTTTGTCTGGGAAGGAGTGCAAACGGCCTCCTCCACTCCCCACCTCCCTGGCCCAAAGAAATTGAGAGCGAGGACTCCATATGCCTTGAAGGCTTTTTGGGTCTGCGCTTGGCTCCGTGCTTCCTCCCCACTCCGAAGTTGCAAGCTTGCAACAAGGAAGTCGTGCAGCCGCCATTGTCGGGCTGCCCGGGGCAGGGGAGGCGGCTGCAGCTGCTTATGTAAGTTTTTGGCTTTGCGGGAAGCCCGGCTCCCCGCACTGTAACGCGGCTCAGCGCGCCCGCAGTTTGGAGAGCAATTAGGAAGGGGCAGCCTTATTATGAAGGTGGTGTTGGGGGTACGTCTTTTCCTACACCTGCCTACACAGATGCTGGCAACAGCTGTCTTCCAGTTTTGACTCACCTGAACTTAGCAATTGGACATCTCAATGGCaaggggggcggggcggggaggaggaggCGTTGGACACACATGGTCTCCCTTCCAGGTCTCAtacattttgagagagagaggggagaggggtggGTGGCCAAGTACACACtagccaaaacaacaacaacaacacattgATATGTTGTCATAGTTACTCTAAGGCCACTCCTCTCTCTGGTCCCATGCACTTTTATCCCACAAGCCCTAGGACGAGTTAGTGACAACAGTAGTAAGTGTCACAGTGTAAGGTTTTTGCCTGGGCTGCCTAGTCTCTGGATGATTACAGGCCTGGGTGCTTCTAGGGAATAGAGAGGCAGAAACACGTAGAATGATCAAGTCAGAATCATCTTTTGGAAATGTTGCCTAATCTCAAACTTGAGATGAGACATCCCGCTTCTATGCTGGGCAGTTCTGTGTGTTCACTTTTCTTTAGAAGGAGCTTATTATGGGTTTCAAGGTGTTGGTCTCCAGGTTGGAGTCTTGTTCCATGGTTTTTGTGTTAAGACTATTACAGCCCAGTCCTTTGCTCCTACCACACCAAACAACTTATCTGTGTGGTCACTGTTCAGTAGaggaaactttttgtttttcaggatATGGGTCTGCAGGATGGAGTTCTTCCGGTAAGAGTTAAAACTCACAAAAAAGCTAAAATTCTTTCACCCTTCCTGTAGGGATAGAGGTAAAAACACCTGGATTGCTCAAATACAGTCTTAAAGACAAACGTGTGTGCTTTTAATACATCATACAGgtgcagaaagaaaaagcaatcatTGTTCCCTCTCCTCCCATGTTACCTGTTGGGTTTATGTACTTCTATAGCTTTATTTATAAAGGTATAGACTTTTATAGGTTTGTATGAGCCGAGAGAAAAATGTAGAGGGCTAACATACCCAGGGGGAAATGGGATGGGTGTAGGGGGCACGGTGcacttgtttttttctgtatctgtgtAGCCATCAACCTCTGAACAAATATGGATATGGGCTTAGTGTGTGAGGAGAAATCCCTTAATGGTTCTCCAGCCCCTCCTTCCAGTTCCTAGGGCACAGCCCCTTTATGCCCGAGTGCTACAGCCCTTACCTATTCTAGTCCATATCTGTTCAGAACTGCACTTGATGTACCAGCCACCTACCTGCCCCTCTCCCCAATCTGAAAATGCACAAGAGAGGGaacaagaaagtttatttttaaaaaatcaattcttgGTTTAGGATTTGGGATACAGGAAGATCCTACCTCATTCTTGTTTGTCCTTTCTTCTGTAGGTCTGGCGTGCTCCTGATCAGAGTTACTCTGATCTGAAGATTTTGGCGTTTAAGGCGTTAAGATAATAGCCTGAGTTGTTCATGGTAACTATAACTTTGGATATTAAATCTTGATGAAAATGACTTggcatttgctttaaaatatatataccaatTCTGATTGTGCATGAACACTTCTGTTTGGGGGAAAATACTTAGCcgaataaaagtaaaacaatgtttttaaaaaggaaacatagaGAATGCTTTAAGATGACCAGTTTTTTAACATGATGACAGAGATCTTTCATGCCAGTTCCAAATTTTTGCTTATAAAATACTCTCAGCACTTATCAAGTACATACATCTGGTGTTGATGGCACTTTTATCTGGATGCAGGTGGATTGGCATCTAGAGAGAACAAAGCCACTTCCCAAATGTCATCTGATTCTCTTAAGGTCAGATTAAACCTTGACCTTCATTTAGAAGTGGCCCAAAAGTGCTGTGGAAAAACTAGAACACAACACTCAATGGGATATTTTGGCAGTAATGTTCCTCTCTAGTTCTGCAATAGTAATTTGTTCCTTCTGTCAAGGAGGTATAACATAATTCATTATTTTGCTGAATCCTCCATAGAGTAGATGGAATAAGAGTAGGTGCAACAGACAGGACTAGAGGATCGTTCCCTTGAACCTGTTTCTTAAAACTTGAGTTTGAGTTATTCGATTATCTCTAGTTGTCAGGAAGCACTGGTTTTGCAGCCAGATTGTCTGCATTTAAGTCCCAGCTCTTCACTAAATAGCTATAGAATATTGGGCAGATTTCTaactttgtctataaaatggggatagtgaTACATACCTCATGAAATTACCtgaatattaaattaattaaaacatgtAAAGCACATAGAACAATGCCTGGGATATAACTAGGCAAATACTTAGTAAATTGAAGATGAATAGGAGTAACAATATGGAGATCATTGAGTTGGGATCAGTCTTTTCTACCCAAATTCAAAGACCACTCTTAACATTGACTTTCTGAAATTGTTAGGTTCCATAGATTGACCAGGAAATGAAAATGTGACTGTGTTCTCTGTATGGAAAAGTACTATTTATAATtactaaactttcttttttttttttctgtaggagTTTTTCATCAGTATGTCTGAAACCATTAAATATAATGACGATGATCATAAAACTCTGTTTCTGAAAACACTAAATGAACAACGCCTGGAAGGAGAATTTTGTGATATTGCTATTGTGGTTGAGGATGTGAAATTCAGAGCACACAGATGTGTTCTTGCTGCCTGCAGCACCTACTTTAAAAAGCTTTTCAAGAAGCTTGAGGTTGATAGTTCTTCAGTCATAGAAATAGATTTTCTTCGTTCTGATATATTTGAAGAGGTCCTGAACTACATGTACACAGCAAAGATTTCCGTGAAAAAAGAAGATGTTAACTTAATGATGTCATCAGGTCAGATTCTTGGTATCCGATTTTTGGATAAACTGTGTTCTCAGAAGCGTGATGTGTCCAGTCCCGATGAAAACAATGGTCAGTCCAAAAGTAAGTATTGCCTCAAAATAAATCGCCCCATTGGAGATGCTGCTGACACCCAGGATGATGATGTAGAGGAAATCGGGGATCAGGATGACAGTCCTTCTGATGACACAGTAGAAGGCACCCCCCCGAGTCAGGAGGACGGCAAGTCGCCCACCACAACGCTTAGGGTTCAGGAAGCGATCCTGAAAGAGCTGGGGAGTGAGGAAGTTCGGAAGGTCAATTGCTACGGCCAGGAAGTAGAATCCATGGAGACCCCAGAATCAAAAGACTTGGGGTCCCAGACCCCTCAAGCCTTAACATTTAATGATGGGATGAGTGAAGTGAAAGATGAACAGacaccaggctggacaacagccGCCAGTGACATGAAGTTTGAGTATTTGCTTTATGGTCACCATCGGGAGCAGATTGCCTGCCAGGCATGTGGGAAGACGTTTTCTGATGAAGGCAGATTGAGGAAGCATGAGAAACTCCACACGGCGGACAGGCCATTTGTTTGTGAAATGTGCACAAAAGGTTTCACCACACAGGCCCACCTGAAAGAACACCTAAAAATCCACACGGGATATAAGCCCTATAGTTGTGAGGTGTGTGGAAAATCATTTATCCGTGCCCCAGACTTAAAGAAGCATGAGAGAGTTCACAGTAATGAAAGACCGTTTGCGTGCCACATGTGTGACAAAGCCTTCAAACACAAGTCTCACCTCAAGGATCATGAAAGAAGACACAGAGGGGAAAAGCCTTTTGTGTGTGGCTCCTGCACCAAGGCATTTGCCAAGGCATCTGATCTGAAAAGGCATGAGAACAATATGCACAGTGAAAGGAAGCAGGTTACCCCCAGTGCCATCCAGAGCGAGACAGAACAGTTGCAGGCGGCAGCGATGGCTGCGGAAGCAGAACAGCAGCTGGAGACGATAGCCTGTAGCTAGAGGTGGTGGGACAGGGACACTTTGCCTGGAAAGTGGAGACTGAGATGACGTGGATCATAATGAGTGAATGCCAGTTACTATATTTTTGTGGAAACGTATGGAACATTGTACTCACTGGACTTCAGGCAGTGCTTGGTTAGGTATTTTTAAGACTTTTCAAGGAAATGGTGTTCCTCAGTTCTGACCAAACCGTTTCACTGTCTTGTCTGGTGTCTAGTATTAATGTTGCCAGTAAGCAcccctctcccttttttttttttaattattttaatttgagaaC
This window harbors:
- the ZBTB14 gene encoding zinc finger and BTB domain-containing protein 14; amino-acid sequence: MEFFISMSETIKYNDDDHKTLFLKTLNEQRLEGEFCDIAIVVEDVKFRAHRCVLAACSTYFKKLFKKLEVDSSSVIEIDFLRSDIFEEVLNYMYTAKISVKKEDVNLMMSSGQILGIRFLDKLCSQKRDVSSPDENNGQSKSKYCLKINRPIGDAADTQDDDVEEIGDQDDSPSDDTVEGTPPSQEDGKSPTTTLRVQEAILKELGSEEVRKVNCYGQEVESMETPESKDLGSQTPQALTFNDGMSEVKDEQTPGWTTAASDMKFEYLLYGHHREQIACQACGKTFSDEGRLRKHEKLHTADRPFVCEMCTKGFTTQAHLKEHLKIHTGYKPYSCEVCGKSFIRAPDLKKHERVHSNERPFACHMCDKAFKHKSHLKDHERRHRGEKPFVCGSCTKAFAKASDLKRHENNMHSERKQVTPSAIQSETEQLQAAAMAAEAEQQLETIACS